The nucleotide sequence TCAGCAGAGAATTTAATTGTTTCCTATAAACCGTTAATTGAAGCTTATAATAATCAGAAAAAAGCTTCCGCTTCGGTTAAAGATACCATAAGTTCCGTTCAATATGCTATGGAAGATAATGTGTGGATGAAATATAAATTTGTAGATACATATAGCTATGTTCAAAGATTGATGTTTAAAAACGAGGAATCAAATTTTGAAGTCGTTAAAGATAAAGATGGAATTCTTCATTATACTTATTTTGCCGATCAAGCTAATCCTGTATATGAATTAGCAAGAAGAACTGAGGCATTTAAAAATGGAATTAAAGGTAAAAATGTAAAATTCGCATATATTATGCCTCCAGATAAGTACATTGCAGGAAAAACACAATTTCCAACTGGAATTCCTTATAATTATGTAAATGAAACTACGGATAAATTTCTTGATATTCTTAAAGAAAAAAATATAGATACAATTGATCTTCGCAAAAACTTAGATAAAAGTGGTATACCAGCAGATAAGCTTTTTTATAGAACTGATCACCATTGGCAAATACCAACTGTTTTCTGGGAATTTGGACAACTTGTAAATACGTTTGATAAGAAATATTCTTTAAATCTTGATCCTAATAATTTTTACACAGATAAGAATAATTATAATTTTATAACTTATAAAGATGCTTTTGCTGGATCAATGGCAAGAAAAACGGGAATAACATATTCGGGAGATGACGATTTTATACTTGCATATCCTAAGTTCAAAACCTCGTATAATTACTATAGTAAAACAGGAAAATTAATTTTTAATATGAACGGAAGATTTGAAGAGGTACTTTTAACAACATCACCTTTCAGTAGTAAGTACAAGGAATATGATACAGAAGGGGATAAGTATTCTATGTACCTTTTAGGTAATCAGGGAATTACACATATAACTAATAAAAATAACCCTAATGGACCTAAAATGTTATTTGTTAAGGACTCATTAACAGTACCTCTTGCAGCATTTTTATCGACTGTGTGTTCCGATGTTTATTTAGTGGATCCTAGATATTACAGTGGCAGCATTCCTAAGTTTGTAAATAGCGTTAAGGTAAATTATGTATTTATATCATATTCACCACAGGATTTAAGTACTGATTTCTTTAATTTTTATGAGAAAAAATAATAATATTAACAAAGATAAGGATAGGTAGTTTTATGATTTTATTAACAAAAATTACTTTGCTTTTGTTTTCAAGTATTTTCTTTAGTTATATATTATATATGAAATCTCATAGCTTTAAAAAGATAGAACCACGAAAATGCAGCTTAAATCTCATGATTATAGGAATGGCATTTATTGTTGTGGGAGAATTTTTGAATTTTATATCAAGCTTTGTAAAATACAGAGTTGATATATATGTTTCGTTTTGTTTTATTTTAGGAGCTATTCTCTTTGTTATATTTGCTATAATTTTTTTAAACTCTGTAGATAATACCCTTAAGTGTCTCTACGGTTGTGTATATGAGGATGCAATGACAGGAGTTTATAATAGAAACGGGATTAAAAAGATTTTTAAAGATACTATTAATAAGGAAGATAACTTTTTTGTTATGAGTTTTGATCTTGATGAAACTAAAATAATTAATGATAATTTTGGTCATTTAGTCGGCGATGAGTATATAATAAGTGCGGCTAGAGCTATAAAGGAAGTCTTAGGTGCCAAAGGGGTTGTAGGACGAACTGGTGGAGATGAATTTGCTGCCATATATATTTCTACAGACCAAGAGGAACTTAAAAAAGTTAAAACTCATATAAATAAAAGGGCTTCGGAAATTTTTAATGGGTCAAATATAAATATTAGTATGGGGTTTTCAACCTATAAAAAAGATGGAAAGAATATGAAGGAACTTTTTGATTTAGCTGATAAAAGGATGTACCAGGACAAGAAAAACAAAAGAAAAGCAGATCAAAGGTTTTAAACAAAGTGCCTGAAATTAATTAATTTTAGGCACTTTTAATAGATTTTAAGAGATAGTAAATATCACCGTAAAATAGGGAGTTTTAGCTTTAATTAATTATTTGTTGTTATATAGAGAGAGTTTCTTGTTAATAATATAATAGATAAATTTTTAGTATATGAAGCTGAAAAAGTAGAAAATAATCTGGTAAGTGGAGGAATTGTTATGGGAAATATTATTGTTAATACAGTTAAGAGATGCAAAGTAAAAGTTAATGGCAGTGCTTTTAGTTTACTAGCTGGAGCTTGCGATTTAGATAAAGAAAACCTTGGATTTTGTAAACCAAAGCCAAGTCCACCATGGAAGGCAAAATTATACGAGATGGCATAAACTATTATGATAGGTTTAATGGTATTTAATGGGTAAATGGCTTGTAAAAGACATCTAAATCTTATACATATAGTTAATAATAAAATAAAACTGAAGAAAATCTTCAGTTTTATTTTGTATTATGTTGAATTTAGTGTAAAATATATATTAAAGTTAATTAATGGACTTATAGGCTAAAACATGTAAGAACATAAATTAAATGTATTTAATATATGGTTATAATGAGATTTATGAAGGTGAATTTATAAAAAAAGGACAGATGAATACCATGGTTGAACTAAGAAAGCTTATTGTATTTTTACTTTCATTTACTTTTCTTTTATATTTATTATATGTAGGAATCAATATTTCAAAAAAACTGAGGATAAGAAGGTCACCTTTCTTTTTAATGATATCTGGTGTTGGTCTTATTACTTTAGGTACTTTTTTAGATGCTATTGACAAATTTATAGATGTAGGAATAAAAAATGTTATAGCCGCATGTTTTACTTTTGGAGCAATACTGTTTGTTGTATTTATAATATTTTTATCAAACAACTTTGTGTGTACAGTATCTTTATTATATGAGGATGCAAATATGGACAAAATGACAGGTGCTTATAATAGGAAGGGAATTAATGAAATATTTCAAAGAAGTATTGCTAAGCAGAATAGCTTTTATCTTATGTTATTTGATTTAGATGAAACAAAGAGACTAAATGATAAATATGGACATGCAGTTGGAGATAAATACATAATAGGAGCTTCAGCAATTATAAAGGATACTATAGGCAACAAAGGATTTGTAGGCAGAATTGGAGGAGATGAGTTCATAGCGCTTTTAAAGCTTGAAAATGAAGTTGATGTAGAGAAAATTAAAAAGCTTATAAAAGATCAATTTTGTGAAAGCTTTAAGCAATATGGAGCCAACATAAGTATAGGATATTCGAGGTTTAAAGAAGATGGACAAGAGTTTGAAGAGATTTTTCAAATAGCAGACAAGAATATGTATGATGATAAAAAGAGTAATAAAAAGAATAAGGCTTGTTTTTAACGTTAATTCTTATTTATTATAATTTATTGTTTTATATTAAACTATATAATTAAATAAACGGATGGATATATAAAGCGTTGGCAAAACTTACTGTGCCAACGCTTTATTGTTATGATAAATTTTTTAATAACAAATCTATATCAGTTTTTATTCTTTTCAAGGTTTCAATATCTGTATTTGTTGATTTTAAAACACAACTAGGAATTTCCAAAGCATCTTTTTTTAATTCCTCGCCTTTTTCTGTTATGTTAACTGAAAGTAATCGTTCATCTAGAGAAGATCTTTTCCTTACAATTAAATTAAGCCCTTCTAGCCTTTTTAAAAGTGGCGTTAGTGTACCAGAATCAAGGTATAGTTTATTTCCAAGATCTTTTAGTGTTATAGACTTTTCTTCCCACAATACAAGCATAACTAAATACTGTGGATATGTTAAACCTAGTTTATTTAAAAAAGGTTTATATACTTTTGTTATAGCTCTTGAAGAGGCATATATAGAAAAGCATAGTTGATATTTTAGTTTGAGTTGCTCACCATCTTGCATAATAGTTCCTCCTCCGTATAGGTTTATAGCAAATTAAGCATTATATACTATTATAAATGAAAAATTCGATTTTGTTAATAAATTTTTTAATATATAATTGTGCAAAATTTAATTGCATAAAATTAAAAATATGATATAATAAATTTATAATGAGATTTTGGGAGGTACGATTATGTCAGTATATGATTTTAAAGCTAAAGATATAAGTGGAGAGGAAATATCCCTTAGTAAATATGAAGGAAAGGTTCTTCTAATAGTAAATACAGCTAGTAAGTGTGGATTTACACCACAGTATAAAGAGTTAGAGGATATATATAAGAAGCTTGGAAATGAAAAATTTGAGATATTAGGATTTCCATGTAACCAATTTGCAAATCAGGAGCCAGGAGGCAGTGGTGATATAAAAAACTTTTGTGAAATAAACTATGGGGTTACTTTCCCTTTATTTGAGAAAATAGATGTAAAAGGAGAAAATGCCCATCCGCTATTTAAGTATTTGGCTTCTCAAGCAGGTGGTATTTTAGGTAAAGAGATAAAGTGGAATTTTACAAAATTTTTAATAGATAAAAAGGGTGATGTTGTAGATAGATTCGCACCAGTTACTAAACCAAGTAAAATTAAGGATAAAATAGTTAAATTAATGGAGGAATAGAAATATGTCAATATATGATTTTAAGGTTAAGGATATAAATGGAGAAGATATAAGCATGGAAGAGTATAGGGGAAAGGCTCTTCTAATAGTAAACACAGCTAGTAAATGTGGATTTACACCTCAATATGAGGATTTGGAAGCCTTATATAAAAAATTCAAGGGTGAAAATTTTGAGGTTTTAGGATTTCCGTGTAACCAATTTGAAAATCAGGAGCCTGGAACTAATAATGATATAAAGAAGTTTTGTCAAATAAACTACGGAGTTACCTTTAAAATATTCGATAAGGTAGATGTAAACGGAGAAAATGAAGCTCCATTATATAGGTATCTAAAGGAACAAGCTCCATTTAAGGAACTTGATGAAAGTACACCTACAGCTAAGATAATAGCTGCATTTTTAAGAGAAAAGCTTCCTGAAACACTTATTGGCGATTCTATAAAGTGGAATTTTACAAAGTTTTTAATTGATAAAAATGGTAGAGTAGTTAATAGATTTGAATCTGGGGTAGAACCAATGGAGATAGAAAGTTATATTAAGGCTCTTATATAAAACACAATGATTTTAGCAAAAATATATGGAGATAAAAATATGTACTATGGTTATTTTATAGTACATATTTTTGTTTATCAAATTGTATTGTTTCGATAAATAACCTTGAAAATGGCTATAAAGTTAAATTTGTTGACGGTAAAAGCATAATAATATAAAATACCATTAAGACGACAAACGACACACTGTATACGGAGGGTTAAAATTATTATGCTATTAGAAAGTAACACCAAAAACGAAGAAATTAAGGACAATTTAAAGTACTTAGTTCTTCTTTCGAAACAGTACCCAACAATTAACGAAGCAGCTACGGAAATAATCAATCTACAGGCTATTTTAAACCTACCTAAAGGAACGGAACACTTTTTATCAGATGTTCATGGGGAATATGAACAATTCATACATGTACTTAAGAACGCCTCTGGAGTAATAAAAAGAAAAATAGACGATATTTTCGGAAATAGACTTATGCAGAGTGAAAAGAAAAGTCTTGCTACGTTGATTTATTATCCGGAGCAGAAGCTGGATATAATATTAAAGCAGGAAAAAAATATTGATGACTGGTATAAAATAACACTGTATAGGCTTATAGAGGTTTGCAGGAATGTCTCCTCAAAGTATACTCGTTCTAAAGTAAGAAAAGCTCTTCCTAAAGAATTTTCGTATATAATTGAGGAGCTTTTGCATGAACAACCCAAGGGAGTAGATAAGCAGGAATATTATGACGAGATAATAAAGACTATTATAAGCATAGATAGGGCTAAG is from Clostridium acetobutylicum ATCC 824 and encodes:
- a CDS encoding alginate O-acetyltransferase AlgX-related protein → MKTNMKRSKEKSTSGIFGKKFITSIIFIIFLISFSAENLIVSYKPLIEAYNNQKKASASVKDTISSVQYAMEDNVWMKYKFVDTYSYVQRLMFKNEESNFEVVKDKDGILHYTYFADQANPVYELARRTEAFKNGIKGKNVKFAYIMPPDKYIAGKTQFPTGIPYNYVNETTDKFLDILKEKNIDTIDLRKNLDKSGIPADKLFYRTDHHWQIPTVFWEFGQLVNTFDKKYSLNLDPNNFYTDKNNYNFITYKDAFAGSMARKTGITYSGDDDFILAYPKFKTSYNYYSKTGKLIFNMNGRFEEVLLTTSPFSSKYKEYDTEGDKYSMYLLGNQGITHITNKNNPNGPKMLFVKDSLTVPLAAFLSTVCSDVYLVDPRYYSGSIPKFVNSVKVNYVFISYSPQDLSTDFFNFYEKK
- a CDS encoding GGDEF domain-containing protein, whose protein sequence is MILLTKITLLLFSSIFFSYILYMKSHSFKKIEPRKCSLNLMIIGMAFIVVGEFLNFISSFVKYRVDIYVSFCFILGAILFVIFAIIFLNSVDNTLKCLYGCVYEDAMTGVYNRNGIKKIFKDTINKEDNFFVMSFDLDETKIINDNFGHLVGDEYIISAARAIKEVLGAKGVVGRTGGDEFAAIYISTDQEELKKVKTHINKRASEIFNGSNINISMGFSTYKKDGKNMKELFDLADKRMYQDKKNKRKADQRF
- a CDS encoding GGDEF domain-containing protein, producing MYLIYGYNEIYEGEFIKKGQMNTMVELRKLIVFLLSFTFLLYLLYVGINISKKLRIRRSPFFLMISGVGLITLGTFLDAIDKFIDVGIKNVIAACFTFGAILFVVFIIFLSNNFVCTVSLLYEDANMDKMTGAYNRKGINEIFQRSIAKQNSFYLMLFDLDETKRLNDKYGHAVGDKYIIGASAIIKDTIGNKGFVGRIGGDEFIALLKLENEVDVEKIKKLIKDQFCESFKQYGANISIGYSRFKEDGQEFEEIFQIADKNMYDDKKSNKKNKACF
- a CDS encoding MarR family winged helix-turn-helix transcriptional regulator encodes the protein MQDGEQLKLKYQLCFSIYASSRAITKVYKPFLNKLGLTYPQYLVMLVLWEEKSITLKDLGNKLYLDSGTLTPLLKRLEGLNLIVRKRSSLDERLLSVNITEKGEELKKDALEIPSCVLKSTNTDIETLKRIKTDIDLLLKNLS
- a CDS encoding glutathione peroxidase translates to MSVYDFKAKDISGEEISLSKYEGKVLLIVNTASKCGFTPQYKELEDIYKKLGNEKFEILGFPCNQFANQEPGGSGDIKNFCEINYGVTFPLFEKIDVKGENAHPLFKYLASQAGGILGKEIKWNFTKFLIDKKGDVVDRFAPVTKPSKIKDKIVKLMEE
- a CDS encoding glutathione peroxidase, whose translation is MSIYDFKVKDINGEDISMEEYRGKALLIVNTASKCGFTPQYEDLEALYKKFKGENFEVLGFPCNQFENQEPGTNNDIKKFCQINYGVTFKIFDKVDVNGENEAPLYRYLKEQAPFKELDESTPTAKIIAAFLREKLPETLIGDSIKWNFTKFLIDKNGRVVNRFESGVEPMEIESYIKALI